One window of the Rosa rugosa chromosome 3, drRosRugo1.1, whole genome shotgun sequence genome contains the following:
- the LOC133737771 gene encoding uncharacterized protein LOC133737771, giving the protein MYLDVEINFGYKLMLQINDMTLLVAENEGFNFSPFDLGGFKAPGPDGFSGIFYQTHWDIVKSVVHESAINHLAAQNTLSHFNQTHIALVPKVQCPVSASQYRPIALCNFSYKIMVSRLKPFMSDLITENQSAFIQQRQIQDNIIVAHEAFHHLKLLRSGHDGAFGLKLDMSKAFDRVEWTFLDAVLRKLGFAAHWVDLIMSCVTSVSYSVLFNGKPGASFRPSRGLRQGDPLSPFLFLFVNDVLSRMLIKACNTQLLHPISLGQPGIEISHLFFADDSLFFLRATLQNCEHLSDILHTYCLASGQLINADKSSLYFSPNTRPKIIHFLSSILGMKVVTDLGKYLGLPTTWGRSKRGALAYIKEAVLKKVKGWKQTSLSQAGKEVLIKSVASAIPAYPMSCFKFPLSTCNELNSILSKFWWGNTDSSGIHWKSWDFLSLPKDQGGLGFRNMQSFNDALLAKQAWRLIQDPSSLCARVLKQRYFPNTTLLHARKGGTPSWIWSSILIGRDLLHQGTVWNIGNGSSVNLWSDHWVPMPSPSPICADHIDSSSLVSSLIDWNSKQWDTSRISTYLSADSVRRISAIPLIDPQTPDKLIWPHVKNASEFTVHKKCPSPPHTPSSSTSQSRASHHWQPPPIHALKINTDAAWHSDSLSCGVAAIARNHHGRIIAGSVKTISAPSVLAAEAFAMNEAMVLALSFPHRHVELASDSQSLIKSLTTNVPPADWQATNIITQVRYLAQTRQVSWLWTSRSANCAADHLAALACRGKCPVNWLSHPPSSLSEILLYDGCPGPPCLCSGLSFLRLYELCPSACFLWFLF; this is encoded by the exons ATGTACTTGGATGTTGAAAtcaattttggatataaatTGATGTTACAAATTAATGACATGACACTATTAGTTGCAGAAAATGAAGGGTTCAATTTTTCACCATTTGACTTGGGGGGCTTTAAAGCACCGGGACCTGATGGCTTTTCTGGCATTTTTTATCAAACTCATTGGGATATAGTCAAGTCTGTTGTCCATGAATCTGCTATCAACCATCTTGCTGCACAAAACACTCTCTCTCACTTTAACCAAACTCATATAGCCTTAGTTCCCAAGGTCCAGTGCCCTGTTTCTGCCTCACAATACCGACCTATTGCTTTATGCAATTTCTCATACAAAATTATGGTAAGCAGACTAAAGCCTTTCATGTCTGACTTAATCACTGAGAATCAGTCAGCTTTTATCCAACAGAGGCAAATCCAAGACAACATCATTGTTGCTCATGAAGCATTCCACCATCTCAAACTGCTTCGCTCTGGTCATGATGGTGCTTTTGGGTTGAAATTAGATATGAGCAAAGCTTTTGACAGAGTGGAATGGACCTTCCTAGATGCTGTTCTCCGAAAATTGGGGTTTGCTGCCCATTGGGTGGATCTCATTATGAGCTGTGTAACTTCAGTCTCTTACTCTGTTCTTTTTAATGGAAAACCAGGTGCAAGTTTCAGACCCTCACGTGGCCTTCGCCAAGGAGATCCCCTGTCTCCCTTCTTATTCCTATTCGTTAACGATGTCCTCTCTAGAATGTTGATCAAAGCCTGCAATACTCAACTCCTGCATCCAATATCTCTTGGTCAACCGGGCATTGAAATTAGTCACTTGTTCTTTGCAGATGactctcttttctttctaagAGCAACTCTTCAAAATTGTGAACATCTCTCCGACATTCTTCATACTTACTGCCTCGCTTCTGGTCAGCTCATCAACGCCGACAAGTCCTCCCTCTACTTCAGTCCAAATACCAGGCCAAAAATAATCCATTTTCTCAGctccattttgggtatgaaggTTGTAACTGATCTGGGCAAGTACTTAGGACTTCCCACCACTTGGGGTCGTTCCAAAAGAGGTGCTCTAGCTTACATCAAAGAAGCTGTTTTGAAAAAAGTTAAAGGTTGGAAGCAAACTTCACTCAGTCAAGCTGGGAAAGAGGTTCTAATAAAGTCTGTAGCCTCTGCTATCCCGGCCTACCCAATGTCGTGCTTTAAGTTCCCTCTTTCTACCTGCAATGAGCTTAATTCTATATTGAGTAAATTTTGGTGGGGTAACACTGATTCCTCGGGAATTCATTGGAAATCATGGGACTTCCTTAGTTTGCCTAAAGATCAGGGTGGCCTTGGATTTCGAAATATGCAATCCTTTAATGATGCCTTACTTGCCAAGCAAGCTTGGAGGCTAATTCAAGATCCATCTTCCCTGTGTGCTAGAGTTCTTAAACAGAGATACTTCCCTAACACTACCCTGCTCCATGCTCGGAAAGGTGGCACCCCATCATGGATTTGGTCTAGCATCCTAATCGGTAGAGATCTTCTGCACCAAGGTACTGTATGGAATATTGGAAATGGTTCTTCAGTCAATTTGTGGTCTGACCATTGGGTCCCAATGCCCTCCCCTTCCCCAATATGTGCTGATCATATCGACTCCTCCTCTTTAGTAAGTTCTCTTATTGACTGGAACTCCAAACAGTGGGACACTAGCCGCATTTCTACATATCTATCTGCAGATTCAGTTCGGCGTATCTCTGCCATCCCTCTCATTGACCCTCAGACCCCGGACAAATTGATTTGGCCTCATGTGAAAAATG CTTCAGAATTCACTGTGCATAAGAAATGTCCTTCACCCCCTCACACTCCTTCATCTTCCACCTCCCAATCCCGTGCTTCTCATCACTGGCAACCACCCCCCATACATGCTCTCAAAATTAATACTGATGCAGCCTGGCATTCTGACTCATTATCATGTGGTGTTGCCGCAATTGCACGTAATCATCACGGTCGTATAATTGCTGGGTCAGTTAAAACCATTTCCGCTCCTTCTGTGTTGGCAGCTGAGGCTTTTGCAATGAATGAAGCCATGGTTCTTGCTCTCTCCTTCCCTCATCGGCATGTGGAATTAGCTTCAGATTCTCAATCTCTCATCAAGAGTCTCACTACAAATGTTCCCCCTGCAGATTGGCAGGCTACTAACATTATCACTCAAGTCCGGTATCTAGCTCAAACCCGGCAAGTCAGCTGGCTTTGGACCAGCAGATCAGCAAATTGTGCAGCAGATCATCTAGCTGCTCTTGCTTGCAGAGGAAAGTGCCCTGTGAACTGGCTTTCACACCCGCCTTCTTCTCTTTCTGAAATCTTGTTGTATGATGGGTGCCCTGGCCCTCCTTGCCTCTGCTCTGGCCTCTCCTTTTTGAGGCTTTATGAGCTTTGTCCTTCTGCTTGTTTCCTTTGGTTTCTGTTTTAA
- the LOC133736419 gene encoding histone acetyltransferase GCN5, translating to MDTHSSHLAVSNRSRSSQSPSPSHSASASATSSIHKRKLASEDHAPPFPPSSFSADTRDGALTSNDDLESISARGGGADSDSDDESEALGDDDEDFDHDSSMRNFTAARLDNSGGSAAASARNSKLKTENLTVKIENSDSVKDGGGNAGTCTVGPTSSVPGIMVKEDATKIFTENIQTSGAYSAREELLKREEEAGRLKFVCLSNDGIDEHMVWLVGLKNIFARQLPNMPKEYIVRLVMDRSHKSVMVIRRNHVVGGITYRPYVSQRFGEIAFCAITADEQVKGYGTRLMNHLKQHARDVDGLTHFLTYADNNAVGYFIKQGFTKEIYLEKDRWHGYIKDYDGGILMECKIDQKLPYTDLSTMIRRQRQAIDEKIRELSNCHIVYPGIDFQKKEAGIPKKLIKVEDIPGLREAGWTPDQFGHSRFGALTASTENAKKHLTAFMRALLKSMHDHVDAWPFKEPVDARDVPDYYDIIKDPMDLKTMSKRVESEQYYVTFEMFVADAKRMFANARTYNSPDTIYYKCSTRLESHFQSKVQSGLQAGAKIQ from the exons ATGGACACGCACTCTTCTCACCTCGCCGTCTCCAACCGTTCGCGGAGCTCGCAGTCCCCGTCGCCGTCCCACTCGGCCTCCGCCTCCGCCACCTCCTCCATCCACAAGCGCAAGCTCGCGTCTGAGGACCACGCGCCCCCCTTCCCTCCCTCCTCCTTCTCCGCCGACACCCGCGACGGCGCTCTCACCTCCAACGACGACCTCGAGAGCATCTCCGCCCGCGGCGGCGGCGCCGACTCCGACTCCGACGATGAGTCCGAGGCCCTCGGCGACGACGACGAGGACTTCGACCACGACTCCTCCATGCGCAACTTCACTGCCGCTCGCCTCGATAACAGCGGCGGCTCCGCCGCGGCCTCGGCGCGCAATTCGAAGCTCAAGACGGAGAATTTGACGGTTAAGATTGAGAATTCGGATAGTGTTAAGGACGGCGGTGGGAATGCCGGGACCTGTACGGTGGGGCCTACTTCGTCGGTGCCGGGGATAATGGTGAAGGAGGACGCGACTAAAATTTTTACAGAGAATATACAAACCAGTGGAGCTTATAGTGCTAGAGAGGAGCTACTGAAGAGAGAG GAGGAAGCAGGGAGGCTCAAGTTTGTGTGCCTTTCGAATGATGGTATTGATGAGCATATGGTCTG GTTGGTAGGATTGAAGAACATATTTGCCAGGCAACTACCAAACATGCCCAAGGAGTACATTGTTCGACTGGTTATGGATAG GAGCCATAAGTCGGTTATGGTTATCAGACGTAATCATGTTGTTGGTGGCATAACTTATCGACCATATGTCAG CCAAAGGTTTGGAGAGATAGCTTTTTGTGCAATCACAGCTGATGAACAAGTAAAAGGTTATGGCACCAGACTGATGAATCACTTAAAACAACATGCACGGGATGTTGATGGGCTAACCCATTTCCTGACCTATGCTGACAATAATGCCGTTGGCTATTTTATTAAACAG GGTTTTACGAAAGAGATTTACCTGGAGAAGGACAGATGGCATGG CTATATAAAAGACTATGATGGAGGAATCCTAATGGAATGCAAAATAGACCAAAAGCTTCCATATACTGATTTATCAACTATGATTCGTCGTCAAAGGCAG GCAATTGATGAAAAGATAAGAGAGCTCTCAAATTGTCACATTGTTTATCCTGGCATTGATTTCCAAAAG aAAGAAGCTGGTATTCCTAAAAAGCTCATCAAGGTCGAGGACATCCCTGGCTTGA GGGAGGCTGGGTGGACCCCTGATCAATTTGGCCATTCACGTTTTGGAGCTTTGACAGCTTCCACAGAGAATGCCAAAAAGCATTTGACTGCTTTCATGCGTGCCCTTCTGAAG TCTATGCATGACCATGTTGATGCGTGGCCATTCAAGGAACCAGTCGATGCACGTGATGTTCCTGATTATTATGACATCATCAAAGATCCTATGG ATCTAAAGACAATGTCTAAGAGGGTAGAGTCGGAGCAGTATTATGTAACATTTGAGATGTTTGTTGCGGATGCCAAGAGGATGTTTGCAAATGCACGCACTTACAATTCTCCCGATACCATTTACTACAAGTGTTCAACCAG GCTGGAATCTCACTTTCAAAGCAAAGTGCAATCAGGTCTCCAAGCTGGCGCCAAAATTCAGTAG